Proteins encoded in a region of the Prunus persica cultivar Lovell chromosome G4, Prunus_persica_NCBIv2, whole genome shotgun sequence genome:
- the LOC18778208 gene encoding myb family transcription factor APL, with protein sequence MFQHPHQHHKKPSTMNSHDRPMCVQGDSGLVLTTDPKPRLRWTVELHERFVDAVTQLGGPDKATPKTIMRVMGVKGLTLYHLKSHLQKFRLGKQPHKEFNDHSLKDHASPLDLQRNSASSSAMIGRSMNEMQMEVQRRLHEQLEVQKHLQLRIEAQGKYMQSILEKACQTLAGENNMAAAAGSYKGNIGNQGVNPADMGALKDFNSPLNFPSFQDLNIYGGDHLDLQQNLDRPPLDHSFMPSNDNSICLGPKKRPSPYSGSGKSPLIWSDDLRLQDLGTAASCLGPQDDPFKSSDSIQIAPPSIERGSEMDSISDIYESKPMIQGEDKKFDSANKLERPSPRRTPLGSDRMNPMINTGVRQGRNSPFG encoded by the exons atGTTCCAACACCCACACCAACACCACAAGAAGCCATCAACTATGAATTCTCATGACAGACCCATGTGTGTCCAAGGGGACTCTGGTCTTGTCCTCACCACTGACCCTAAGCCCCGCCTCCGATGGACCGTTGAGCTCCATGAACGTTTTGTTGATGCTGTCACTCAGCTTGGAGGACCAGACA AAGCTACACCCAAGACTATCATGAGGGTTATGGGTGTGAAGGGTCTTACACTTTACCACCTCAAGAGCCACCTCCAG AAATTTAGGCTCGGAAAGCAACCTCACAAGGAATTCAATGATCACTCGCTTAAGGATCATG CATCTCCCCTGGATCTTCAACGAAATAGTGCATCTTCTTCTGCCATGATCGGCCGCAGTATGAATGA GATGCAAATGGAGGTGCAGAGAAGACTGCATGAACAATTGGAG GTCCAGAAACACCTGCAGTTGAGAATTGAGGCTCAGGGAAAGTACATGCAAAGCATATTAGAAAAGGCCTGTCAAACCCTTGCTGGTGAGAACAACATGGCAGCTGCAGCAGGAAGCTACAAGGGTAATATTGGAAATCAAGGTGTCAATCCTGCTGACATGGGAGCTCTGAAAGATTTCAACTCTCCTCTCAATTTTCCATCATTTCAAGACCTTAACATATATGGAGGAGACCACCTTGATCTTCAACAGAACTTGGACAGGCCACCTCTTGATCACAGTTTCATGCCAAGCAATGACAATAGCATTTGCTTGGGACCCAAGAAGAGGCCTAGTCCTTATAGTGGTAGTGGCAAGAGCCCTTTGATTTGGTCTGATGATCTCCGGCTTCAAGATTTGGGAACAGCTGCCTCATGTCTTGGACCTCAGGATGATCCCTTCAAATCGTCAGATTCAATTCAGATTGCACCACCGTCCATTGAGAGAGGCTCGGAGATGGATTCCATTTCGGACATCTACGAATCCAAGCCAATGATCCAAGGAGAAGACAAGAAGTTTGACTCGGCAAATAAACTGGAAAGGCCTTCACCACGGCGAACACCACTAGGCTCCGACAGGATGAACCCCATGA